The Pontibacter pudoricolor genome contains a region encoding:
- the hisB gene encoding bifunctional histidinol-phosphatase/imidazoleglycerol-phosphate dehydratase HisB: MKKALFIDRDGTILVEPKTDFQVDSFEKFEFIPKVIRNLYKIYTELDYEFVMVTNQDGLGTDSYREHTFWPYQNKMLDILRSEGVEFEDILIDRSFEHEDLETRKPGIGMMKNYLSGEYDLANSYVIGDRLTDVQLAKNLSAKAILLADFQSEEADLNTNDWDEIYRFLKQPARKATIHRQTSETNILIDLNLDGTGKSDILTGLGFFDHMLEQLARHGNVDLTIAVKGDLHIDEHHTIEDTGLALGEAFLAALGDKKGISRYGFLLPMDDVLAQVAIDFGGRPWIVWYAEFKREKVGDMPTEMFFHFFKSFSDAAKCNLNIKAEGQNEHHKIEAIFKGFARAIRMAVQRDPNNNSLPTTKGVL; the protein is encoded by the coding sequence ATGAAAAAAGCATTATTTATAGACCGCGACGGCACCATATTAGTCGAGCCGAAAACGGATTTCCAGGTAGATTCCTTTGAGAAATTTGAGTTTATCCCGAAAGTGATCCGAAACCTGTATAAGATTTATACTGAGCTGGATTATGAGTTTGTGATGGTTACCAACCAGGATGGCCTTGGCACCGACTCTTATCGCGAACATACTTTCTGGCCTTACCAGAACAAGATGCTGGATATTTTGCGCAGCGAGGGTGTGGAGTTTGAAGACATTTTGATCGACCGCAGCTTTGAGCACGAAGACCTTGAAACCCGAAAGCCCGGCATCGGCATGATGAAAAACTACCTGTCTGGTGAGTATGACCTGGCAAATAGTTACGTGATTGGCGACCGCTTAACGGATGTGCAGCTGGCAAAGAACCTGAGCGCAAAAGCCATATTGCTGGCCGATTTTCAGAGCGAGGAAGCTGACCTGAACACCAACGACTGGGACGAAATCTATCGTTTCCTGAAGCAACCGGCACGTAAGGCAACTATACACCGGCAGACTTCCGAAACCAATATTCTGATCGACCTGAACCTGGATGGAACCGGGAAATCAGACATTTTGACCGGGCTTGGCTTTTTTGACCACATGCTGGAACAACTGGCCCGCCATGGCAACGTGGATCTAACTATAGCTGTGAAAGGCGATCTGCATATTGACGAACACCATACGATAGAAGATACAGGTCTTGCCCTTGGCGAAGCTTTTCTTGCTGCGCTAGGCGATAAAAAAGGCATCAGTCGTTATGGGTTTTTACTGCCGATGGATGATGTGCTGGCGCAGGTAGCGATAGATTTTGGTGGAAGGCCCTGGATTGTGTGGTATGCGGAATTTAAACGCGAAAAAGTAGGGGATATGCCAACCGAAATGTTCTTCCACTTCTTCAAGTCTTTCTCCGATGCGGCCAAGTGTAACTTAAACATCAAAGCTGAAGGACAGAACGAACACCACAAGATCGAGGCGATCTTTAAAGGTTTCGCCCGCGCCATCCGCATGGCCGTGCAGCGCGACCCGAATAACAATTCTCTTCCTACTACAAAAGGTGTTTTATAG
- the hisG gene encoding ATP phosphoribosyltransferase: protein MLRIAIQKSGRLSDDSLNLIRECGISFINSSLKLKTESTNFPLEILFLRDDDIPGYVADGVADIGIVGQNVLVEEGMQHLSVEELGFSKCRLSLAVPKADNYSSIEDLNGKNIATSYPNLLQSYLSERGVQANIHTISGSVEIAPSIGLADAICDIVSSGSTLISNGLKEVERVFKSQAVLIANKALSEEKREILEKLLFRINAVQRAQRAKYILLNAPNDKVAEISKLLPGVKSPTVLPLLEEGWSSLHSVVNEDDFWEIIEKLKAAGAQGILVVPIEKMII, encoded by the coding sequence ATGCTACGTATAGCCATACAAAAGTCAGGCAGACTCAGTGATGATTCCCTTAATCTTATTCGTGAGTGCGGAATTTCCTTCATTAATAGCAGCCTGAAACTCAAAACAGAATCAACTAATTTTCCGCTGGAGATACTCTTTCTTCGCGACGATGACATACCCGGTTATGTAGCCGACGGCGTGGCTGATATTGGTATAGTTGGCCAGAACGTTCTGGTTGAAGAAGGCATGCAGCACCTGTCCGTAGAAGAGCTTGGTTTCTCTAAATGCCGCCTGTCTCTGGCCGTTCCTAAAGCCGATAACTATAGTTCAATTGAAGACCTGAATGGCAAGAACATCGCTACATCATACCCGAATTTGCTGCAGTCTTACCTTTCAGAGCGTGGGGTGCAGGCTAACATTCATACCATAAGCGGCTCGGTGGAGATTGCGCCAAGCATAGGACTGGCTGATGCCATCTGTGATATAGTGAGCTCGGGCAGTACACTCATCAGCAATGGCCTGAAGGAAGTAGAACGCGTGTTTAAGTCGCAGGCGGTACTGATAGCCAACAAAGCGCTAAGCGAAGAAAAACGGGAGATACTCGAGAAGCTGTTGTTCCGGATTAATGCTGTACAGCGTGCCCAGCGCGCCAAGTACATTCTGCTGAATGCTCCTAACGATAAGGTAGCAGAGATATCAAAGTTACTTCCGGGCGTAAAATCGCCGACTGTACTGCCTTTGTTAGAAGAGGGCTGGAGCTCGCTACACTCTGTGGTAAATGAAGACGATTTCTGGGAGATTATCGAAAAGCTGAAAGCTGCCGGCGCGCAGGGTATCCTGGTTGTTCCAATCGAAAAAATGATCATCTGA
- a CDS encoding HYR domain-containing protein, whose product MYVKNLLKQSSKWRVLYLITLISTLTFFGVNAFNNYQPTVSSDKDDYVPGEVAIITGYGWTQDSLVDVHFEETPDHDHHHGYHDTKVNPDGSWTIQYPIEDRHLGVMFTVVVEGKQTGAKATTIFYDANVRFTATGLSGTPEVVATYTITGGSSGTKKFNYPGFSPSPNIAVNNNQTITASFNDIEINGVTYSAPAISYTSPNSGNTVVTLTAAYAPTCSTPPTPVVTVVNHCNGTSTLSTTASGTLHWSTGETTSSITVSTAGTYTVTTTVTGGCKSAPGSGTAAPKTAPSAPVVTVVDNCNGTSTLSTDAAGTLLWSTGESASSITVTEAGTYTVTTTVNGCTSAAGSGTANPKTTPAKPTIAAQSGTSACPGSTVTLTSSATTGNQWYRNGVLLSGATNQSFTASESGSYTVIVTANGCSSTASESLAVTIEDVTAPAKPTIAAATGECSVTVTAPTTTDNCAGTVTGTTSDPLSYSTQGTYTITWNFSDGNGNSTTATQQVIVKDETAPVLTAGTNQNVNLGENCSVIIPDVRGTATDNCQGITITQSPAAGTVETATHNQTITVTVTARDAAGNEDVAQVILTAKDVTNPTIAAPADVVVAANASCNAAGVVLGTADASDNCAGVTVTNDAPESYPLGTTTVTWTATDAAGLKATATQTVTVEDRTAPVAPTIAAATGECSVTITTAPTAEDNCKGTVTGTTSDPLTYTKQGEYSITWSFDDGNGNVSTATQNVIVKDVTAPVTPTIADATGECSVTVTAPTTTDNCAGTVTGTTTDPTTYNEQGTFTITWTFSDGNGNSTTATQKVIVKDVTAPVIAATEPVAADADAGQCGATISITVPEVTDNCGARPANGTRSDNLALDAQYPVGTTTITWNATDVNGNAATAVTQTVTVTDTQAPTITAPSNVKIAANAQCQATDVALGTPTTADNCKVESVTNNAPASYPLGDTEVIWTVTDAAGLTATTKQVVTVVDETAPVVAAAANQAVGTDDGRCTATITIPDANVTDNCSVKEVKWAMTGATTTNGQGQVGEYTFNQGVTTITYTATDNAGNSTNDVMTVTVTDDEAPVLTVPANIIVSTQPDKCGAVVNYSVSASDNCSTVTPTMTGGLASGATFPVGTTTVTYTTKDSAGNSDTESFTVTVTNDTPSNLVITGPVSPVQLNSSVTLNATFTDENIKTAVWEWGDGTKSTQTISGSPISATHTYTEAGVYSVGLTVTDHCGASTTTRFDYVVIFDPNGGFVTGGGWIDSPPGAYVANPTLVGKANFGFVAKYKKGSNQVDGNTEFQFKAGDLNFKSSAHDAMSLVVAGYKAIYKGVGSINGNENYAFMVSVEDGNLKGSQEADRFRIKIWDRRDGAIVYDNNVSLSEQGDNAVPSTTISGGSIVIHEVKSNAPVATKTSKLSTTTTATSETSQLYNYPNTFTDRTTIAFSLDKEESYSLEVYDMRGSLIRKVDMGVAKAGKLYEYEFDGKNLSKGIYIARLLTPSGMKSVKMLLTK is encoded by the coding sequence ATGTATGTAAAAAATTTACTCAAGCAATCTTCTAAATGGCGTGTTCTGTATCTTATCACGCTGATTAGCACACTAACTTTTTTCGGCGTAAATGCCTTTAACAACTATCAACCAACTGTATCATCTGATAAGGATGATTATGTTCCTGGGGAGGTAGCCATTATCACTGGTTATGGCTGGACACAGGATAGTTTAGTAGATGTTCATTTTGAAGAAACTCCAGACCATGATCATCATCATGGTTATCATGATACAAAGGTTAATCCTGACGGATCCTGGACAATTCAATATCCGATAGAGGATAGGCATTTAGGCGTAATGTTTACAGTTGTAGTAGAAGGTAAGCAAACAGGTGCCAAGGCAACTACAATATTCTACGACGCCAATGTCAGATTTACAGCTACAGGCTTGAGTGGAACACCAGAAGTTGTCGCAACTTATACTATAACTGGTGGAAGTAGTGGTACTAAAAAATTCAATTACCCAGGTTTCTCTCCTTCTCCAAATATTGCTGTAAATAATAATCAAACTATTACAGCATCATTTAATGATATAGAAATTAATGGTGTAACTTATTCAGCTCCTGCTATCAGCTATACTAGCCCAAATAGTGGTAACACTGTTGTCACTTTAACTGCTGCATATGCACCGACCTGTTCAACACCACCTACACCTGTAGTTACGGTAGTTAACCATTGTAATGGTACATCTACCTTATCTACAACCGCTTCTGGTACACTGCATTGGAGCACTGGCGAAACTACTTCATCTATTACAGTATCTACTGCCGGAACTTATACAGTAACAACAACCGTAACTGGTGGTTGTAAAAGTGCGCCTGGTTCAGGAACAGCAGCACCTAAAACTGCTCCATCAGCTCCGGTGGTAACGGTAGTAGACAATTGTAACGGCACATCAACCCTCTCCACAGACGCTGCAGGCACGTTGCTTTGGAGCACGGGCGAAAGTGCTTCTTCCATTACTGTTACTGAGGCTGGAACATACACCGTGACTACTACGGTAAATGGTTGTACTAGCGCTGCAGGCTCTGGCACAGCAAATCCTAAAACTACCCCAGCAAAACCAACTATAGCTGCTCAATCAGGAACATCGGCTTGTCCCGGAAGTACAGTTACATTAACCTCTTCCGCCACTACCGGAAATCAATGGTACCGAAACGGAGTTTTATTATCTGGAGCAACTAATCAATCATTTACAGCAAGTGAGAGTGGTTCTTATACCGTTATCGTGACAGCAAACGGATGCTCATCAACTGCTTCAGAATCTTTAGCTGTAACTATAGAAGATGTGACAGCTCCTGCAAAACCAACTATAGCTGCTGCCACCGGCGAATGCTCCGTAACTGTAACTGCTCCGACAACTACCGATAACTGTGCCGGCACTGTAACAGGTACAACTTCAGATCCGCTTTCTTATAGTACGCAGGGCACTTATACTATAACCTGGAATTTCAGCGATGGCAATGGCAACAGCACTACAGCAACCCAGCAGGTTATCGTGAAGGATGAAACAGCTCCGGTACTGACAGCTGGCACCAACCAGAATGTGAATCTGGGAGAAAATTGTTCGGTTATTATTCCGGATGTAAGGGGAACAGCTACCGACAACTGCCAGGGCATAACCATCACACAATCTCCGGCTGCCGGAACAGTGGAAACTGCCACTCATAATCAGACTATAACTGTAACTGTTACTGCAAGAGATGCTGCCGGTAACGAAGATGTAGCACAAGTAATTCTGACAGCTAAGGATGTTACAAATCCAACTATAGCTGCACCAGCCGATGTAGTAGTAGCTGCAAATGCTTCCTGTAATGCCGCAGGAGTTGTGCTAGGAACTGCAGATGCCAGTGATAACTGCGCCGGAGTTACAGTAACCAACGATGCACCGGAAAGCTACCCGCTTGGTACAACCACCGTTACCTGGACCGCAACAGACGCCGCCGGACTGAAAGCCACCGCGACTCAAACTGTAACAGTTGAAGATAGAACAGCCCCTGTTGCCCCAACTATAGCTGCTGCTACAGGCGAGTGTTCGGTAACAATTACTACTGCTCCAACTGCTGAAGACAATTGCAAAGGCACTGTCACCGGTACTACCAGCGATCCACTCACATACACAAAACAGGGAGAATATAGTATTACCTGGTCTTTTGATGACGGAAATGGAAACGTTTCTACTGCAACGCAAAACGTTATTGTAAAAGACGTGACTGCACCGGTTACGCCAACTATAGCAGATGCCACCGGCGAATGTTCGGTAACAGTTACAGCTCCGACCACTACTGACAACTGCGCCGGTACGGTGACTGGAACGACTACTGATCCGACTACCTACAATGAGCAGGGCACATTTACGATAACATGGACTTTCAGCGATGGCAATGGCAACAGTACAACAGCCACCCAGAAGGTAATAGTGAAGGATGTGACTGCACCGGTAATCGCTGCTACAGAGCCAGTAGCGGCTGATGCAGATGCAGGCCAGTGCGGAGCAACAATCTCCATCACTGTTCCGGAAGTAACAGATAACTGCGGAGCGCGCCCAGCAAACGGCACAAGAAGTGATAACCTTGCATTGGATGCTCAGTACCCGGTTGGTACCACCACCATCACCTGGAACGCTACAGACGTAAATGGTAATGCGGCCACGGCTGTGACTCAAACTGTAACTGTTACAGATACGCAGGCACCAACCATTACAGCGCCATCCAATGTAAAAATTGCCGCCAATGCGCAGTGCCAGGCAACCGATGTCGCTCTCGGAACCCCAACTACGGCTGACAACTGTAAGGTGGAAAGTGTTACCAACAATGCCCCGGCCAGCTACCCGCTAGGCGATACAGAAGTGATCTGGACCGTAACGGATGCAGCCGGCCTGACAGCTACAACTAAACAGGTAGTAACTGTGGTAGATGAGACAGCTCCGGTTGTAGCGGCGGCTGCAAACCAGGCAGTTGGTACAGACGATGGACGTTGCACTGCAACTATAACTATACCAGATGCCAATGTAACTGACAACTGCTCAGTGAAAGAAGTTAAATGGGCAATGACGGGAGCAACAACAACAAACGGGCAGGGCCAGGTAGGAGAGTACACCTTCAATCAGGGAGTTACTACCATCACGTATACTGCTACGGATAATGCCGGCAATTCTACAAACGATGTAATGACAGTAACCGTAACAGACGATGAAGCGCCGGTGCTTACCGTTCCTGCCAACATTATAGTATCTACGCAGCCGGATAAATGCGGAGCCGTTGTCAACTATAGCGTATCAGCATCTGATAATTGCTCAACTGTTACGCCGACAATGACTGGCGGTCTTGCTTCGGGAGCTACTTTCCCGGTTGGTACAACTACCGTGACCTATACTACCAAAGACAGCGCCGGCAATTCAGATACCGAGAGCTTTACAGTAACCGTAACGAATGATACGCCTTCTAATCTGGTAATTACCGGACCGGTTTCGCCTGTACAGCTGAATTCATCAGTAACTTTAAACGCTACATTTACGGATGAGAACATAAAAACGGCAGTTTGGGAATGGGGTGATGGCACCAAGTCGACACAAACTATCAGTGGTTCACCTATAAGCGCCACACACACTTACACTGAAGCTGGTGTTTATTCTGTAGGATTGACCGTTACCGATCATTGTGGTGCATCAACTACAACAAGATTTGATTATGTTGTAATCTTTGATCCGAATGGTGGCTTCGTAACTGGTGGTGGCTGGATCGATTCACCTCCGGGTGCTTATGTTGCAAATCCGACACTTGTAGGTAAAGCAAACTTTGGCTTCGTTGCTAAATACAAAAAAGGCTCAAACCAGGTTGATGGCAATACAGAGTTCCAGTTTAAGGCGGGCGATCTGAATTTCAAAAGCTCTGCACATGATGCCATGTCGCTGGTAGTAGCCGGTTACAAAGCCATCTACAAAGGTGTTGGCAGTATTAACGGGAATGAGAATTACGCCTTTATGGTGTCGGTAGAAGATGGCAACTTAAAAGGAAGTCAGGAAGCCGACAGGTTCAGAATTAAGATCTGGGATAGGAGAGATGGCGCTATAGTTTATGATAACAACGTGAGTTTGAGTGAGCAGGGCGACAATGCCGTGCCATCCACAACGATCAGCGGTGGCTCTATTGTGATCCACGAAGTGAAGTCTAATGCTCCGGTAGCAACCAAAACTAGCAAGCTAAGCACTACCACTACTGCAACATCAGAAACAAGCCAGCTTTACAACTATCCGAACACATTCACAGACAGAACAACGATCGCTTTCAGCCTTGATAAAGAAGAAAGTTACTCGCTGGAAGTGTATGATATGCGCGGTTCGCTGATACGCAAAGTAGACATGGGCGTAGCCAAAGCCGGCAAGCTGTATGAGTATGAGTTTGATGGCAAAAACCTGTCGAAAGGCATTTACATTGCCCGCCTGCTCACACCATCCGGAATGAAGTCGGTTAAAATGTTGCTGACCAAATAG
- the hisD gene encoding histidinol dehydrogenase, with protein MKKILFPETIVWPELVKRPVKDLQELEPTIRQIFQLVQAQGDEALYQLAEKYDGNRPSQLLATPEELATAESEISAELKEAILQAYSNIQLFHLQQAEQMPVVETMPGVRCWRKSVAIEKVGLYIPGGTAPLFSTLLMLGIPAKLAGCRQIILCTPPSKDGSIHPAIRYTASLLGIRTIVKAGGAQAVAAMAFGTESVPAVSKIFGPGNQYVTMAKQLVTQLGVAIDMPAGPSEVLIMADETADPAFVAADLLSQAEHGPDSQVVLLSTSETIVDQVIAEIERQLQELPREAVAAQALENSLAIVLEDAQQMLDFSNLYAPEHLILAIENLETIAAGVVNAGSVFLGNYTPEAAGDYASGTNHTLPTNGYARAYSGVSLDSFVKKITFQQISPAGLQQIGKTIEVMAEAEGLQAHKNAVTIRLKKL; from the coding sequence ATGAAAAAGATCTTATTTCCTGAAACTATAGTCTGGCCGGAACTGGTAAAGCGCCCTGTAAAGGACCTGCAGGAACTGGAGCCAACTATACGCCAGATATTTCAGCTGGTGCAGGCGCAGGGCGATGAGGCCTTGTATCAACTGGCTGAGAAATATGATGGCAACCGACCTTCGCAACTATTGGCAACTCCGGAAGAACTGGCAACTGCTGAAAGCGAGATAAGTGCGGAGTTGAAAGAAGCCATTTTGCAGGCATACAGTAACATACAGCTTTTCCATTTGCAGCAGGCCGAGCAGATGCCGGTTGTAGAGACCATGCCCGGTGTGCGCTGCTGGCGCAAAAGTGTGGCAATCGAGAAGGTCGGCTTATACATTCCGGGTGGTACTGCGCCCCTGTTTTCTACCCTGCTGATGCTGGGAATCCCGGCAAAACTGGCTGGCTGCAGGCAAATCATTCTCTGTACGCCGCCATCCAAAGACGGCAGCATTCACCCTGCAATCCGGTACACGGCCTCTTTGCTGGGCATCCGAACTATAGTCAAAGCAGGCGGAGCTCAGGCGGTGGCAGCTATGGCTTTTGGGACCGAAAGTGTTCCGGCAGTAAGTAAAATATTCGGGCCCGGAAACCAGTACGTAACCATGGCCAAGCAGCTTGTAACGCAACTGGGCGTAGCCATTGACATGCCGGCGGGTCCGTCGGAAGTTTTGATAATGGCTGATGAAACCGCTGACCCAGCTTTTGTAGCGGCTGACTTGCTTTCGCAGGCTGAACACGGTCCGGATTCTCAGGTAGTATTACTGAGCACATCCGAAACTATAGTTGACCAGGTAATAGCTGAAATAGAGAGGCAACTGCAGGAACTGCCACGCGAAGCAGTAGCAGCACAGGCGCTGGAAAACAGCCTGGCTATCGTTTTAGAAGATGCGCAGCAAATGCTGGACTTCTCGAACCTGTATGCACCAGAGCACCTTATACTCGCTATCGAGAACTTGGAAACTATAGCAGCTGGTGTAGTAAATGCGGGCTCTGTTTTCCTGGGCAACTACACACCCGAAGCCGCAGGCGATTATGCTTCCGGTACCAACCATACCTTGCCAACCAATGGCTATGCCCGCGCCTATAGCGGCGTGTCGCTGGATAGTTTTGTGAAGAAGATCACGTTCCAACAGATCAGTCCGGCAGGCTTGCAGCAGATTGGCAAAACCATAGAAGTGATGGCCGAGGCCGAAGGCTTGCAGGCACACAAAAATGCAGTAACTATAAGATTAAAGAAACTATAA
- the hisC gene encoding histidinol-phosphate transaminase: protein MFDLETIVRPNVWNMKAYASARDEFKGTASVYLDANENNLGSLAGDNYNRYPDPHQKALKSKIATIKGVQPSQIFLGNGSDEAIDLLFRMVCRPGQDRMLHLPPTYGMYEVSANLNDVQLDAVQLTPDFQLPVVEVLRNVKNTTKIIFICSPNNPTGNSINPESIEAILDNFDGLVVVDEAYIDFSEEPSWTTRLADYPNLVVMQTFSKAWGMAGLRLGMAFASEEIIALLDKIKPPYNINEATQELALKALELDEQLKYMVEEIVQERQMLEAALPTLAIVEKVYPSDANFLLVKVKDANKLYSYLLDKGIVTRNRSNVPGCENCLRISIGTTEENQQLYQAIAAFKI, encoded by the coding sequence ATGTTTGATCTGGAAACTATAGTTCGCCCGAATGTATGGAACATGAAAGCCTATGCATCGGCGCGCGACGAATTTAAAGGCACTGCCAGCGTGTACCTGGATGCCAACGAAAATAACCTGGGCAGCCTGGCCGGCGACAACTATAACCGCTACCCTGACCCGCACCAGAAAGCCCTGAAAAGTAAGATCGCAACTATAAAAGGTGTGCAGCCTTCGCAGATATTTTTGGGCAACGGCTCCGACGAAGCAATTGACCTGTTGTTCCGTATGGTTTGCCGTCCGGGGCAGGACCGCATGCTACATTTGCCGCCGACCTATGGCATGTATGAGGTATCTGCTAACCTGAACGATGTACAGTTGGATGCCGTGCAGCTAACTCCAGACTTCCAACTGCCGGTTGTGGAAGTGTTGAGAAACGTGAAGAATACAACTAAGATCATCTTCATCTGCTCACCTAACAACCCGACAGGCAACAGCATCAATCCGGAAAGCATAGAGGCTATTCTGGATAATTTTGACGGTTTGGTAGTGGTGGATGAAGCTTATATTGATTTCTCAGAAGAGCCAAGCTGGACCACGCGTTTAGCTGATTATCCGAACCTGGTGGTGATGCAGACTTTCTCTAAAGCCTGGGGAATGGCCGGTCTGCGCCTCGGGATGGCATTTGCCTCAGAAGAGATCATCGCCTTGCTCGACAAAATAAAGCCGCCCTACAACATAAACGAGGCTACGCAGGAATTGGCGCTAAAAGCTCTGGAGCTAGATGAACAGCTGAAGTACATGGTGGAGGAAATTGTGCAGGAGCGGCAGATGCTGGAAGCGGCTTTACCAACTCTGGCTATAGTTGAGAAAGTCTATCCATCGGATGCCAACTTTTTACTGGTTAAGGTGAAGGATGCCAACAAACTTTATAGTTACCTGCTGGATAAAGGAATTGTAACCCGAAACCGCTCCAATGTGCCGGGTTGTGAGAATTGCCTGCGCATTTCCATTGGTACCACCGAAGAAAACCAGCAACTATACCAGGCGATTGCAGCGTTTAAAATTTAG
- a CDS encoding anthranilate synthase component I family protein, producing MNYKITTNYKRLLADTLTPVSVYLKLRDRFPNSILLESSDYHGAENSFSYICCSPMASIKAENEVLTEAFPDGTIKHTPITKETNVPAQLAAFAQSFEVVSNAFNFINNGLFGYMNYDAVRYYEDIELTQRPDRQQLPDLYYAVYRYIIAINHFTNEAYIFSHNYNQDDDNGIAQLEALLNSRNIPSYSFKTTAAEAYNISSEGFLKNIQKAKEHCFRGDVFQLVLSRRFEQAFQGDEFNVYRALRSINPSPYLFYFDYGSFKIFGSSPEAQLVIKDGKASIFPIAGTFRRTGDDAADAALAEKLLADPKENAEHVMLVDLARNDLSRNGHSVAVETFREIQYYSHVIHLVSKVSGQLHSQKDSLQMVASTFPAGTLSGAPKHKAMQLIDKYETTNRAFYGGFIGFLDFNGNFNSAIMIRSFLSKDYKLYYQAGAGIVAASDPQSELQEVDNKLMALRKALTLAQEIN from the coding sequence ATGAACTATAAAATCACCACCAACTATAAGCGCCTTCTGGCTGATACGCTGACCCCGGTAAGTGTGTACCTGAAGCTGCGCGACCGATTCCCGAATAGTATTTTGCTGGAAAGCTCTGACTACCACGGCGCTGAAAACAGCTTTTCCTACATCTGCTGCAGCCCTATGGCAAGCATAAAAGCGGAGAATGAGGTACTGACAGAGGCCTTTCCGGATGGAACTATAAAACATACTCCGATCACAAAAGAAACGAATGTCCCGGCGCAGCTGGCAGCCTTTGCGCAAAGCTTTGAAGTGGTGTCGAATGCGTTCAACTTCATTAACAACGGGCTGTTCGGGTACATGAACTATGATGCGGTACGCTACTACGAAGACATTGAACTTACCCAGCGACCGGACCGCCAGCAACTACCGGACCTGTACTATGCTGTTTATCGCTACATTATCGCCATCAACCACTTCACCAACGAGGCTTACATTTTCTCGCACAACTATAACCAGGATGATGACAATGGCATTGCGCAACTTGAGGCCCTGCTGAACAGCCGAAACATTCCGAGCTATAGTTTCAAAACCACTGCAGCAGAAGCCTATAACATCAGTAGCGAAGGATTTCTCAAAAATATTCAGAAGGCAAAGGAGCATTGCTTCCGTGGTGATGTGTTTCAGCTGGTGTTGTCCCGCCGGTTTGAGCAGGCTTTCCAGGGAGATGAATTTAACGTGTACCGAGCGCTGCGCTCCATCAATCCATCGCCGTACCTGTTTTACTTTGACTATGGCAGCTTTAAGATCTTTGGTTCGTCACCGGAAGCACAACTGGTTATTAAAGACGGCAAAGCCAGCATTTTCCCGATTGCAGGTACCTTCCGGAGAACAGGCGATGATGCCGCCGATGCTGCTCTAGCTGAAAAACTGTTAGCCGACCCGAAAGAGAATGCCGAGCATGTGATGCTGGTGGACCTGGCCCGCAACGACCTGAGCCGCAACGGCCATAGTGTAGCAGTAGAAACCTTCCGGGAGATTCAGTATTACTCGCATGTCATTCACCTGGTTTCTAAAGTGTCAGGGCAACTGCACAGCCAGAAAGATTCGCTGCAAATGGTGGCCAGTACCTTTCCGGCCGGTACGCTTTCGGGCGCTCCAAAGCACAAAGCCATGCAGCTGATTGATAAATACGAAACCACGAACCGCGCTTTTTACGGTGGCTTCATCGGCTTTCTGGATTTCAACGGCAACTTCAACAGCGCCATCATGATCCGTTCCTTCCTGAGCAAAGACTATAAACTATACTACCAGGCAGGAGCCGGTATTGTGGCTGCTTCAGACCCGCAAAGCGAACTGCAGGAAGTAGACAATAAACTGATGGCCTTACGAAAAGCCTTAACCTTAGCACAGGAGATCAACTAA
- a CDS encoding anthranilate synthase component II: protein MDVLVIDNYDSFTYNLVHLLQELGAEVTVRRNDKTTLEEVDNYSKIMLSPGPGIPDEAGMLKEIIRTFGPTKSLFGVCLGHQAIGEVYGGKLFNSNEVWHGVATSVTIVCEDEKLFSNLPKQFNTGRYHSWLVQQELPDFLVPTAIDETSNIMALRHKEFDVRGVQFHPESVLTEHGREIIKNWLDS from the coding sequence ATGGACGTACTGGTAATTGATAATTACGACTCTTTCACATACAACCTGGTGCACCTGTTACAGGAACTGGGCGCTGAAGTAACTGTTCGTCGCAATGACAAAACCACGCTGGAAGAAGTTGATAACTATAGCAAGATCATGCTTTCTCCTGGCCCCGGTATACCGGACGAAGCTGGTATGCTGAAAGAGATCATTCGCACTTTTGGCCCAACCAAGAGTTTATTTGGTGTGTGCCTGGGACATCAGGCAATAGGTGAAGTGTATGGTGGTAAGCTGTTTAACAGCAACGAAGTATGGCATGGTGTGGCTACGTCGGTAACTATAGTTTGCGAGGATGAAAAACTCTTTTCAAATCTGCCCAAGCAATTCAATACCGGCCGTTACCACTCGTGGCTGGTGCAACAGGAATTACCCGATTTCCTGGTGCCAACAGCAATTGATGAAACAAGTAACATCATGGCGCTGCGCCATAAAGAGTTTGATGTACGAGGCGTGCAGTTCCACCCCGAATCAGTGCTGACAGAGCATGGAAGGGAGATAATTAAAAACTGGCTTGACAGTTAG